One window from the genome of Spiractinospora alimapuensis encodes:
- a CDS encoding nucleobase:cation symporter-2 family protein produces the protein MKRSRRSNPGAGAARAEHPPPERPEDEKLPIHLQITYGTQHILAMYAGVITPPLIVGAAAGLTVADIGILVSAALLVSGLGTLLQTLGVWRFGARLPLVIGISFVPVATMTALADESGLPVVFGATLAAGLFGLLVAPFFAGLVRFFPPVVTGSVITVIGISLVPVAVGWVAAGAESAPASGDLALAGATLLIVLILSWVLPGVWSRMAILGGLVLGTVIAALFGRVDFSAVGDGPVFSFGQPLYFGFPEFEVAAILIMCIVMMVILTEGVADILAVGEIVGSKVDSRRLADGLRADAGATALAPLLNSFPASTFSQNVGLIALSRVSSRYAVAIGGLILIALGLFPVLGRVVAMIPMPVLGGAGLVLFGTVAAAGIRTLTKVDYDRSLNLVIVAVAIGFGVIPIAAPDFFSGFPNWLATVMHSGIVGAAILALFLNLVFNELGRRPSAPESTPPAFATPHPPVVPTQPTSPEQADVATSQKE, from the coding sequence ATGAAACGCAGCAGACGCAGCAACCCTGGCGCCGGCGCCGCTCGCGCCGAACACCCCCCGCCCGAACGTCCTGAGGACGAGAAGCTTCCCATCCACCTTCAGATCACTTACGGGACGCAGCACATTCTGGCGATGTACGCGGGCGTGATCACCCCGCCGCTCATCGTTGGGGCCGCGGCCGGTTTGACCGTCGCCGACATCGGGATCCTGGTGAGTGCGGCCTTGCTGGTGAGCGGTTTGGGTACCCTCCTGCAGACGTTGGGCGTGTGGCGTTTCGGGGCCCGTCTCCCACTCGTCATCGGGATCTCCTTCGTTCCCGTGGCGACGATGACCGCCCTCGCCGACGAGAGCGGCCTTCCGGTCGTCTTCGGTGCCACTCTGGCGGCGGGCCTGTTCGGCCTGCTGGTCGCACCGTTCTTCGCCGGTCTGGTGCGGTTCTTCCCTCCCGTGGTCACCGGCAGTGTCATCACCGTGATCGGGATCTCGCTGGTTCCGGTGGCTGTCGGGTGGGTCGCCGCCGGCGCGGAGTCCGCGCCGGCGTCGGGTGACCTGGCCCTGGCCGGGGCGACGCTCCTCATCGTGTTGATCCTGTCCTGGGTTCTTCCCGGTGTCTGGAGCCGGATGGCGATCCTGGGTGGACTGGTGCTCGGCACGGTCATCGCCGCCCTGTTCGGCCGCGTCGACTTCAGCGCCGTGGGTGACGGGCCGGTCTTCTCGTTCGGGCAGCCGCTCTACTTCGGGTTCCCGGAGTTCGAGGTCGCCGCCATCCTCATCATGTGCATCGTCATGATGGTCATCCTCACCGAGGGTGTCGCCGACATCCTCGCCGTCGGGGAGATCGTCGGTTCCAAGGTGGACTCGCGCCGCCTCGCCGACGGACTCCGCGCGGATGCCGGAGCCACAGCGCTCGCGCCACTCCTCAACAGCTTCCCGGCCAGCACGTTCTCCCAGAACGTCGGGCTGATCGCGCTCAGCCGGGTGTCGAGCCGGTACGCCGTGGCGATCGGCGGGCTGATCCTGATCGCCCTGGGCTTGTTCCCCGTCCTGGGGCGGGTCGTCGCCATGATCCCGATGCCGGTACTCGGTGGAGCGGGTCTGGTCCTGTTCGGAACCGTCGCCGCCGCCGGCATCCGCACGCTGACCAAGGTGGACTACGACCGCAGCCTGAACCTGGTTATCGTCGCCGTCGCCATCGGCTTCGGCGTCATCCCCATCGCGGCGCCCGACTTCTTCTCGGGCTTCCCCAACTGGCTCGCCACCGTCATGCACTCCGGAATCGTCGGAGCCGCGATCCTCGCTCTGTTCCTGAACCTGGTGTTCAACGAACTCGGCAGGAGACCCTCCGCCCCCGAATCCACACCGCCCGCTTTCGCCACCCCCCACCCCCCGGTCGTCCCGACCCAACCGACTTCTCCCGAACAGGCGGACGTCGCCACGAGCCAGAAAGAGTGA
- the allB gene encoding allantoinase AllB, which yields MIECDLVIHAPRAVTPAGERSVSVGVRDGMIVSLEEGGSTARTGRVVQLDRDQVLLPGLVDTHVHVNEPGRTEWEGFASATRSAAAGGVTTIVDMPLNSVPPTTSVAALATKRAAARGRVAVDVGFWGGAVPENAGPYAPADGLPGLTNAGVFGFKCFLSPSGVPEFGHLSAEEFAHAAKTVGDLGGTMIVHAEDPTVLESAPTARGRDYASFLASRPDTAEHSAIELVIETARRTGTDCHILHLSSASALPLIARAKAEGVPLTVETCPHYLTLTAEEIPAGGTEFKCCPPIRDGANRDALWAALSDGLIDCVVSDHSPSTPDLKHRETGDFGTAWGGIAGLQVGLPAVWTEARRRGHPLTDVVRWMATRPAQIAGLRGKGQLTVGHSADFVVFAPLSTLHVDAHALHHRNPVTAYDGRELTGKVVQTWLRGEEVILDDPRGHLLSR from the coding sequence GTGATCGAGTGTGATCTTGTCATTCACGCGCCCCGCGCCGTCACGCCCGCAGGAGAGCGCTCCGTGAGCGTCGGTGTCCGCGACGGCATGATCGTGTCCCTGGAGGAGGGGGGCTCGACGGCACGAACCGGGAGAGTCGTCCAACTGGACCGGGACCAGGTCCTTCTGCCCGGCCTGGTGGACACACACGTGCACGTGAACGAACCGGGACGCACGGAGTGGGAGGGTTTCGCCTCGGCGACGAGGTCCGCGGCCGCCGGCGGCGTCACCACCATCGTCGACATGCCTCTCAACAGTGTCCCGCCCACGACCTCAGTGGCGGCGTTGGCCACCAAGCGGGCGGCGGCGCGCGGGCGCGTCGCCGTGGACGTGGGCTTCTGGGGTGGCGCCGTCCCGGAGAACGCCGGACCGTACGCCCCGGCCGACGGCCTTCCCGGCCTGACCAACGCGGGCGTCTTCGGTTTCAAGTGCTTCCTCTCCCCGTCTGGTGTCCCGGAGTTCGGCCACCTGTCCGCCGAGGAGTTCGCCCACGCGGCGAAGACGGTGGGAGACCTCGGCGGGACGATGATCGTGCACGCCGAGGACCCGACGGTCCTCGAGTCGGCTCCGACCGCGCGCGGTCGGGACTACGCGTCGTTTCTCGCCTCACGCCCGGACACCGCGGAACACTCCGCGATCGAACTGGTGATCGAAACCGCGCGGCGGACCGGAACCGACTGCCACATCCTGCACTTGTCCTCCGCCTCGGCGCTGCCGCTCATCGCACGAGCCAAGGCCGAGGGGGTACCGCTGACGGTGGAGACCTGCCCCCACTACCTCACGCTCACCGCCGAGGAAATCCCCGCCGGCGGCACCGAGTTCAAGTGTTGCCCTCCCATCCGCGACGGCGCCAACCGCGACGCGCTGTGGGCCGCCCTGTCCGACGGCCTCATCGACTGCGTCGTCAGCGACCACTCCCCCAGCACGCCCGACCTCAAGCACCGAGAGACCGGCGACTTCGGAACCGCCTGGGGCGGAATCGCCGGCCTCCAGGTCGGTCTCCCCGCCGTCTGGACCGAGGCCAGACGCCGCGGCCACCCCCTCACCGACGTCGTCCGGTGGATGGCCACGCGCCCCGCCCAGATCGCCGGCCTCCGTGGCAAGGGCCAGCTCACGGTCGGACACAGCGCCGACTTCGTCGTCTTCGCCCCGCTGTCCACCCTCCACGTCGACGCCCACGCCCTCCACCACCGCAACCCCGTCACCGCCTACGACGGCCGTGAACTCACCGGTAAAGTCGTCCAAACCTGGCTTCGCGGTGAGGAGGTCATCCTCGACGATCCCCGGGGCCACCTACTGAGCCGGTGA
- a CDS encoding DUF6986 family protein, with product MTGEVPESANRGVHDRELQTLLQALDTQLVAEDARLPERYPGDSPSRQPVHTVYVPADQLRPGLCADWGRRALRCVDDHAPDAETLATALGLNHAAVTDALPLVRDKLRTEPVEDLRIDFEDGYGTRSDREEDGHVLASARALLADMRAGQAPPFVGLRPKGMEAAGRHRGVRTLTMFLEEVLAGADRLPDGLRITLPKITSVRQVEAMAWLTERLEKRLGLPEGVLGFELQIETTQSILDTDGTTAVSRMIHAGGGGAANGGRVTALHFGTYDYSAACGVTAAYQSMAHPAADHAKAVMQVAAAGTGVWLSDGSTNILPVGSTEAVHAAWRTHSDLVRRSLERAFYQGWDLHPHQLPTRYLATYVFFRDAFPRAAERLRTYLAGDGSGVIDEPATAQALAAGLLRGLRCGALTEDEVTSATGATLTDLTTLASRRVG from the coding sequence ATGACAGGCGAGGTCCCCGAGTCGGCGAACCGAGGAGTCCACGACCGTGAGCTCCAGACCCTGCTGCAGGCGTTGGACACCCAGCTCGTGGCGGAAGACGCACGACTACCGGAACGGTATCCCGGGGACTCCCCCTCCCGTCAGCCCGTGCACACCGTCTACGTACCCGCCGACCAGCTCCGACCCGGTCTCTGCGCGGACTGGGGGCGGCGGGCGCTGCGCTGTGTGGACGACCACGCGCCCGATGCCGAGACGCTGGCAACGGCCCTCGGGTTGAACCACGCGGCGGTCACCGACGCTCTCCCCCTCGTACGGGACAAGCTGCGCACCGAACCGGTCGAGGACCTGCGCATCGACTTCGAGGACGGCTACGGCACCCGGTCGGACCGGGAGGAGGACGGGCACGTCCTCGCGTCCGCGCGAGCGCTCCTCGCCGACATGCGGGCGGGACAGGCGCCCCCGTTCGTGGGTCTGCGCCCCAAGGGTATGGAGGCGGCCGGTCGGCACCGCGGTGTCCGAACCCTGACGATGTTCCTGGAGGAGGTGCTGGCCGGCGCCGACAGACTGCCGGACGGTCTGCGGATCACGCTCCCGAAGATCACATCAGTGCGGCAGGTGGAGGCGATGGCGTGGCTGACGGAGCGGCTGGAGAAAAGGCTGGGTCTCCCGGAGGGGGTCCTGGGCTTCGAGCTGCAGATCGAGACCACCCAGTCGATCCTCGACACCGACGGAACCACGGCCGTCTCCCGAATGATCCACGCCGGTGGTGGCGGCGCGGCCAACGGTGGGAGGGTCACCGCCCTGCACTTCGGCACCTACGACTACAGCGCGGCGTGCGGGGTGACCGCGGCGTACCAGAGCATGGCCCATCCGGCCGCCGACCACGCGAAGGCGGTGATGCAGGTCGCCGCGGCAGGAACCGGGGTGTGGCTCTCCGACGGCTCGACCAACATCCTTCCCGTGGGATCGACCGAGGCGGTACACGCCGCGTGGCGCACCCACTCGGACCTGGTCCGCCGATCGCTGGAACGGGCTTTCTACCAAGGCTGGGATCTACACCCCCACCAACTGCCCACCCGATACCTCGCGACGTACGTGTTCTTCCGTGACGCCTTCCCCCGGGCCGCGGAACGGCTCCGCACCTACCTCGCCGGAGACGGGAGCGGGGTCATCGACGAACCGGCGACGGCACAGGCCTTGGCCGCCGGCCTCCTGCGCGGGCTGCGGTGCGGAGCGTTGACCGAGGACGAGGTCACGTCCGCCACCGGCGCCACCCTGACCGACTTGACCACGCTGGCGAGTCGCCGGGTGGGGTAG